A single Neoarius graeffei isolate fNeoGra1 chromosome 23, fNeoGra1.pri, whole genome shotgun sequence DNA region contains:
- the LOC132871292 gene encoding CD48 antigen-like — protein sequence MVAVMQLVSFFLFIFIPITVSVEIFKLVNSSVQLDVQTKNYDFIDFTWIFNRSKNVVKYLKNNPAFRFSAYKNREELNERNLSLTLKNLQKTDSGLYEAAASGEQNRIVAKYQLTVLDPVKKPVLNVSPQQSTDMCYVTLSCEAQKLSVTAHCYSDGCATKKETSAVDGFHSLSLYISNSIIICNHSNPVSWKNTTMEMEEVKKLCPSDGVSMHTYCME from the exons ATGGTGGCAGTGATGCAGCTTGTCTCATTCTTTCTCTTCATATTCATCCCAATCACAG TGTCTGTTGAGATTTTTAAGCTGGTTAACAGTTCTGTTCAACTGGatgtacagacaaaaaattatgacttcaTCGACTTCACATGGATATTTAACAGAAGTAAAAACGTTGTGAAATACTTGAAAAATAATCCAGCTTTCAGATTCAGTGCTTATAAAAACAGAGAAGAGTTGAATGAGAGAAACCTAAGTCTGACACTGAAGAACTTGCAGAAGACTGATAGTGGACTCTATGAAGCAGCGGCATCTGGTGAACAAAACCGAATTGTGGCCAAGTACCAGTTAACTGTGTTGG atCCGGTGAAGAAACCAGTCCTGAATGTCTCTCCCCAGCAAAGCACTGACATGTGTTATGTGACTCTCAGCTGTGAAGCTCAGAAGCTCTCAGTCACCGCTCACTGCTACAGTGACGGTTGTGCTACGAAGAAAGAGACATCAGCTGTAGATGGGTTCCATTCCCTCTCATTGTATATCAGTAACAGCATAATTATTTGTAATCACAGCAACCCAGTCAGCTGGAAAAATACAACTATGGAGATGGAAGAAGTGAAAAAACTCTGCCCTTCTGATGGTGTAAGCATGCACACATACTGCATGGAGTAA